A single region of the Cucumis melo cultivar AY chromosome 3, USDA_Cmelo_AY_1.0, whole genome shotgun sequence genome encodes:
- the LOC103488581 gene encoding splicing factor U2af large subunit B-like isoform X6: MTDYDGRYEGNGEDADNYGDGFSPQARAASHGGHDTHTDSKSQHGSRDYERESSKSREKERDKGRDRDRERDRDRGRDRDREKSKDGERDREKDRDRDRDRDKDRDRDRDRHHRDRHRDRGERREGGRSRDDDDYYRSRDYDRRRDYDKEREDRHRRRSRSRSKGIHEHTSRSPSPTRSRSRSKSKRISGFDMAPPTTAILSGATAAAAGQIPGATPAIPGMFPTMFPLATGQPFGALPVMPVQAMTQQATRHARRVYVGGLPPTANEQSVATFFSQVMAAIGGNTAGPGDAVVNVYINHEKKFAFVEMRSVEEASNAMALDGIIFEGAPVKVRRPSDYNPSLAATLGPSQPNPNLNLAAVGLTPGSAGGLEGPDRIFVGGLPYYFTEAQVRELLESFGPLRGFDLVKDRETGNSKGYAFCVYQDLSVTDIACAALNGIKMGDKTLTVRRANQGANQPKPEQESVLLHAQQQIALQLMLQPGAVSTKVLCLTQVVTPEELINDEDYEDIMEDMRGEGGKFAFSCPHILVERIRQITYRQKPP, translated from the exons ATGACGGATTACGACGGCAGGTACGAAGGTAATGGGGAAGATGCAGACAACTATGGCGATGGTTTTTCTCCCCAAGCCCGTGCTGCCAGCCACGGTGGCCACGATACTCACACTGATTCCAAATCTCAG CATGGTTCTAGAGATTATGAAAGAGAGTCTTCGAAAAGtcgagaaaaagaaagagataaGGGGCGTGATAGGGACAGGGAGAGGGATCGAGACCGAGGTCGAGATAGGGATAGAGAGAAAAGCAAGGATGGGGAAAGAGATCGGGAGAAGGACAGAGATAGGGATAGGGATCGCGACAAAGACCGTGATAGGGATCGTGACCGCCATCATAGAGACCGCCACAGGGATCGAGGTGAGAGAAGGGAAGGGGGCAGAAGTAGAGATGATGATGATTACTACAGGAGTAGAGACTATGACAG ACGGAGAGATTATGATAAAGAACGAGAAGACAGGCACAGACGTAGGTCCCGTTCTCGCTCAAAGGGAATACATGAGCATACGTCAAGGTCCCCTTCTCCAACGCGGTCAAGATCACGCTCCAAAAG CAAACGAATTAGTGGTTTTGACATGGCTCCTCCAACAACTGCAATATTGTCTGGTGCAACTGCTGCTGCAG CAGGCCAGATTCCTGGGGCAACTCCAGCTATTCCTGGAATGTTTCCTACAATGTTTCCACTGGCGACCGGTCAG CCCTTTGGGGCACTTCCTGTTATGCCGGTTCAGGCAATGACACAGCAG GCTACTAGACATGCACGACGTGTTTATGTGGGCGGGCTACCACCAACAGCCAACGAACAG TCTGTTGCAACATTTTTCAGTCAGGTTATGGCAGCAATAGGAGGAAATACCGCTGGCCCTG GAGATGCGGTTGTCAATGTATATATTAATCATGAGAAAAAGTTCGCTTTTGTGGAGATGAGATCTGTTGAGGAAGCCAGTAATGCAATGGCATTGGATGGGATCATCTTTGAG GGAGCACCTGTGAAGGTGCGAAGACCTAGTGATTACAATCCTTCTCTTGCTGCAACTCTTGGTCCCAGCCAGCCAAACCCCAATCTGAACCTAGCTGCTGTTGGTCTAACTCCAGGTTCCGCTGGTGGTCTTGAGGGTCCAGACCGCATTTTTGTGGGTGGACTTCCCTATTACTTCACAGAAGCTCAGGTGAGGGAGTTGCTGGAGTCTTTTGGGCCCCTACGAGGTTTTGATCTCGTGAAAGACAGAGAGACTGGAAATTCAAAAGGATATGCATTTTGTGTTTACCAAGATCTTTCAGTCACAGACATAGCCTGTGCAGCACTCAATGGTATTAAAATGGGTGATAAGACACTCACTGTTCGGCGTGCAAATCAAGGAGCCAATCAACCCAAACCAGAGCAAGAAAGTGTTCTTTTACATGCACAGCAGCAAATTGCTTTACAG CTTATGCTACAGCCTGGGGCTGTATCCACCAAGGTTCTTTGTCTTACACAAGTTGTTACCCCTGAAGAGCTAATTAATGATGAAGACTACGAAGATATCATGGAGGACATGCGAGGGGAAGGCGGAAAATTTG CCTTTTCTTGTCCTCACATTCTGGTAGAAAGAATCAGACAAATAACTTACAGACAGAAGCCTCCATAA
- the LOC103488581 gene encoding splicing factor U2af large subunit B-like isoform X7: protein MLDYLPLCADNGRELTSVAFMCKKDQCTSQMDLVRLHLETYSFLAGQIPGATPAIPGMFPTMFPLATGQPFGALPVMPVQAMTQQATRHARRVYVGGLPPTANEQSVATFFSQVMAAIGGNTAGPGDAVVNVYINHEKKFAFVEMRSVEEASNAMALDGIIFEGAPVKVRRPSDYNPSLAATLGPSQPNPNLNLAAVGLTPGSAGGLEGPDRIFVGGLPYYFTEAQVRELLESFGPLRGFDLVKDRETGNSKGYAFCVYQDLSVTDIACAALNGIKMGDKTLTVRRANQGANQPKPEQESVLLHAQQQIALQKLMLQPGAVSTKVLCLTQVVTPEELINDEDYEDIMEDMRGEGGKFGTLVNVVIPRPRPNEAAPGVGKVFLEYADIDSATKARAGLNGRKFGGNQVMAVFYPENKFAQGEYDA from the exons ATGTTGGACTACTTGCCCCTCTGTGCTGACAATGGGCGTGAGCTGACTTCTGTAGCTTTTATGTGCAAGAAGGACCAATGCACCAGTCAGATGGATCTTGTTCGTCTTCATCTGGAAACTTATTCCTTTTTGG CAGGCCAGATTCCTGGGGCAACTCCAGCTATTCCTGGAATGTTTCCTACAATGTTTCCACTGGCGACCGGTCAG CCCTTTGGGGCACTTCCTGTTATGCCGGTTCAGGCAATGACACAGCAG GCTACTAGACATGCACGACGTGTTTATGTGGGCGGGCTACCACCAACAGCCAACGAACAG TCTGTTGCAACATTTTTCAGTCAGGTTATGGCAGCAATAGGAGGAAATACCGCTGGCCCTG GAGATGCGGTTGTCAATGTATATATTAATCATGAGAAAAAGTTCGCTTTTGTGGAGATGAGATCTGTTGAGGAAGCCAGTAATGCAATGGCATTGGATGGGATCATCTTTGAG GGAGCACCTGTGAAGGTGCGAAGACCTAGTGATTACAATCCTTCTCTTGCTGCAACTCTTGGTCCCAGCCAGCCAAACCCCAATCTGAACCTAGCTGCTGTTGGTCTAACTCCAGGTTCCGCTGGTGGTCTTGAGGGTCCAGACCGCATTTTTGTGGGTGGACTTCCCTATTACTTCACAGAAGCTCAGGTGAGGGAGTTGCTGGAGTCTTTTGGGCCCCTACGAGGTTTTGATCTCGTGAAAGACAGAGAGACTGGAAATTCAAAAGGATATGCATTTTGTGTTTACCAAGATCTTTCAGTCACAGACATAGCCTGTGCAGCACTCAATGGTATTAAAATGGGTGATAAGACACTCACTGTTCGGCGTGCAAATCAAGGAGCCAATCAACCCAAACCAGAGCAAGAAAGTGTTCTTTTACATGCACAGCAGCAAATTGCTTTACAG AAGCTTATGCTACAGCCTGGGGCTGTATCCACCAAGGTTCTTTGTCTTACACAAGTTGTTACCCCTGAAGAGCTAATTAATGATGAAGACTACGAAGATATCATGGAGGACATGCGAGGGGAAGGCGGAAAATTTG GTACATTAGTGAACGTCGTTATCCCGCGTCCAAGACCCAATGAAGCAGCACCTGGAGTTGGAAAG GTGTTTTTGGAGTATGCAGACATTGATAGCGCAACGAAAGCTCGAGCTGGTTTGAATGGGAGAAAATTTGGAGGGAACCAAGTGATGGCTGTATTCTATCCTGAGAACAAGTTTGCCCAAGGGGAGTATGATGCCTAA
- the LOC103488581 gene encoding splicing factor U2af large subunit B-like isoform X5 has translation MTDYDGRYEGNGEDADNYGDGFSPQARAASHGGHDTHTDSKSQHGSRDYERESSKSREKERDKGRDRDRERDRDRGRDRDREKSKDGERDREKDRDRDRDRDKDRDRDRDRHHRDRHRDRGERREGGRSRDDDDYYRSRDYDRRRDYDKEREDRHRRRSRSRSKGIHEHTSRSPSPTRSRSRSKSKRISGFDMAPPTTAILSGATAAAAGQIPGATPAIPGMFPTMFPLATGQPFGALPVMPVQAMTQQATRHARRVYVGGLPPTANEQSVATFFSQVMAAIGGNTAGPGDAVVNVYINHEKKFAFVEMRSVEEASNAMALDGIIFEGAPVKVRRPSDYNPSLAATLGPSQPNPNLNLAAVGLTPGSAGGLEGPDRIFVGGLPYYFTEAQVRELLESFGPLRGFDLVKDRETGNSKGYAFCVYQDLSVTDIACAALNGIKMGDKTLTVRRANQGANQPKPEQESVLLHAQQQIALQKLMLQPGAVSTKVLCLTQVVTPEELINDEDYEDIMEDMRGEGGKFAFSCPHILVERIRQITYRQKPP, from the exons ATGACGGATTACGACGGCAGGTACGAAGGTAATGGGGAAGATGCAGACAACTATGGCGATGGTTTTTCTCCCCAAGCCCGTGCTGCCAGCCACGGTGGCCACGATACTCACACTGATTCCAAATCTCAG CATGGTTCTAGAGATTATGAAAGAGAGTCTTCGAAAAGtcgagaaaaagaaagagataaGGGGCGTGATAGGGACAGGGAGAGGGATCGAGACCGAGGTCGAGATAGGGATAGAGAGAAAAGCAAGGATGGGGAAAGAGATCGGGAGAAGGACAGAGATAGGGATAGGGATCGCGACAAAGACCGTGATAGGGATCGTGACCGCCATCATAGAGACCGCCACAGGGATCGAGGTGAGAGAAGGGAAGGGGGCAGAAGTAGAGATGATGATGATTACTACAGGAGTAGAGACTATGACAG ACGGAGAGATTATGATAAAGAACGAGAAGACAGGCACAGACGTAGGTCCCGTTCTCGCTCAAAGGGAATACATGAGCATACGTCAAGGTCCCCTTCTCCAACGCGGTCAAGATCACGCTCCAAAAG CAAACGAATTAGTGGTTTTGACATGGCTCCTCCAACAACTGCAATATTGTCTGGTGCAACTGCTGCTGCAG CAGGCCAGATTCCTGGGGCAACTCCAGCTATTCCTGGAATGTTTCCTACAATGTTTCCACTGGCGACCGGTCAG CCCTTTGGGGCACTTCCTGTTATGCCGGTTCAGGCAATGACACAGCAG GCTACTAGACATGCACGACGTGTTTATGTGGGCGGGCTACCACCAACAGCCAACGAACAG TCTGTTGCAACATTTTTCAGTCAGGTTATGGCAGCAATAGGAGGAAATACCGCTGGCCCTG GAGATGCGGTTGTCAATGTATATATTAATCATGAGAAAAAGTTCGCTTTTGTGGAGATGAGATCTGTTGAGGAAGCCAGTAATGCAATGGCATTGGATGGGATCATCTTTGAG GGAGCACCTGTGAAGGTGCGAAGACCTAGTGATTACAATCCTTCTCTTGCTGCAACTCTTGGTCCCAGCCAGCCAAACCCCAATCTGAACCTAGCTGCTGTTGGTCTAACTCCAGGTTCCGCTGGTGGTCTTGAGGGTCCAGACCGCATTTTTGTGGGTGGACTTCCCTATTACTTCACAGAAGCTCAGGTGAGGGAGTTGCTGGAGTCTTTTGGGCCCCTACGAGGTTTTGATCTCGTGAAAGACAGAGAGACTGGAAATTCAAAAGGATATGCATTTTGTGTTTACCAAGATCTTTCAGTCACAGACATAGCCTGTGCAGCACTCAATGGTATTAAAATGGGTGATAAGACACTCACTGTTCGGCGTGCAAATCAAGGAGCCAATCAACCCAAACCAGAGCAAGAAAGTGTTCTTTTACATGCACAGCAGCAAATTGCTTTACAG AAGCTTATGCTACAGCCTGGGGCTGTATCCACCAAGGTTCTTTGTCTTACACAAGTTGTTACCCCTGAAGAGCTAATTAATGATGAAGACTACGAAGATATCATGGAGGACATGCGAGGGGAAGGCGGAAAATTTG CCTTTTCTTGTCCTCACATTCTGGTAGAAAGAATCAGACAAATAACTTACAGACAGAAGCCTCCATAA
- the LOC103488581 gene encoding splicing factor U2af large subunit A-like isoform X9: MKESLRKVEKKKEIRGVIGTGRGIETEVEIGIERKARMGKEIGRRTEIGIGIATKTVIGIVTAIIETATGIEVREGKGAEVEMMMITTGVETMTDGEIMIKNEKTGTDVGPVLAQREYMSIRQGPLLQRGQDHAPKANELVVLTWLLQQLQYCLVQLLLQAMLDYLPLCADNGRELTSVAFMCKKDQCTSQMDLVRLHLETYSFLAGQIPGATPAIPGMFPTMFPLATGQPFGALPVMPVQAMTQQATRHARRVYVGGLPPTANEQSVATFFSQVMAAIGGNTAGPGDAVVNVYINHEKKFAFVEMRSVEEASNAMALDGIIFEGAPVKVRRPSDYNPSLAATLGPSQPNPNLNLAAVGLTPGSAGGLEGPDRIFVGGLPYYFTEAQVRELLESFGPLRGFDLVKDRETGNSKGYAFCVYQDLSVTDIACAALNGIKMGDKTLTVRRANQGANQPKPEQESVLLHAQQQIALQKLMLQPGAVSTKVLCLTQVVTPEELINDEDYEDIMEDMRGEGGKFGTLVNVVIPRPRPNEAAPGVGKVFLEYADIDSATKARAGLNGRKFGGNQVMAVFYPENKFAQGEYDA, from the exons ATGAAAGAGAGTCTTCGAAAAGtcgagaaaaagaaagagataaGGGGCGTGATAGGGACAGGGAGAGGGATCGAGACCGAGGTCGAGATAGGGATAGAGAGAAAAGCAAGGATGGGGAAAGAGATCGGGAGAAGGACAGAGATAGGGATAGGGATCGCGACAAAGACCGTGATAGGGATCGTGACCGCCATCATAGAGACCGCCACAGGGATCGAGGTGAGAGAAGGGAAGGGGGCAGAAGTAGAGATGATGATGATTACTACAGGAGTAGAGACTATGACAG ACGGAGAGATTATGATAAAGAACGAGAAGACAGGCACAGACGTAGGTCCCGTTCTCGCTCAAAGGGAATACATGAGCATACGTCAAGGTCCCCTTCTCCAACGCGGTCAAGATCACGCTCCAAAAG CAAACGAATTAGTGGTTTTGACATGGCTCCTCCAACAACTGCAATATTGTCTGGTGCAACTGCTGCTGCAG GCAATGTTGGACTACTTGCCCCTCTGTGCTGACAATGGGCGTGAGCTGACTTCTGTAGCTTTTATGTGCAAGAAGGACCAATGCACCAGTCAGATGGATCTTGTTCGTCTTCATCTGGAAACTTATTCCTTTTTGG CAGGCCAGATTCCTGGGGCAACTCCAGCTATTCCTGGAATGTTTCCTACAATGTTTCCACTGGCGACCGGTCAG CCCTTTGGGGCACTTCCTGTTATGCCGGTTCAGGCAATGACACAGCAG GCTACTAGACATGCACGACGTGTTTATGTGGGCGGGCTACCACCAACAGCCAACGAACAG TCTGTTGCAACATTTTTCAGTCAGGTTATGGCAGCAATAGGAGGAAATACCGCTGGCCCTG GAGATGCGGTTGTCAATGTATATATTAATCATGAGAAAAAGTTCGCTTTTGTGGAGATGAGATCTGTTGAGGAAGCCAGTAATGCAATGGCATTGGATGGGATCATCTTTGAG GGAGCACCTGTGAAGGTGCGAAGACCTAGTGATTACAATCCTTCTCTTGCTGCAACTCTTGGTCCCAGCCAGCCAAACCCCAATCTGAACCTAGCTGCTGTTGGTCTAACTCCAGGTTCCGCTGGTGGTCTTGAGGGTCCAGACCGCATTTTTGTGGGTGGACTTCCCTATTACTTCACAGAAGCTCAGGTGAGGGAGTTGCTGGAGTCTTTTGGGCCCCTACGAGGTTTTGATCTCGTGAAAGACAGAGAGACTGGAAATTCAAAAGGATATGCATTTTGTGTTTACCAAGATCTTTCAGTCACAGACATAGCCTGTGCAGCACTCAATGGTATTAAAATGGGTGATAAGACACTCACTGTTCGGCGTGCAAATCAAGGAGCCAATCAACCCAAACCAGAGCAAGAAAGTGTTCTTTTACATGCACAGCAGCAAATTGCTTTACAG AAGCTTATGCTACAGCCTGGGGCTGTATCCACCAAGGTTCTTTGTCTTACACAAGTTGTTACCCCTGAAGAGCTAATTAATGATGAAGACTACGAAGATATCATGGAGGACATGCGAGGGGAAGGCGGAAAATTTG GTACATTAGTGAACGTCGTTATCCCGCGTCCAAGACCCAATGAAGCAGCACCTGGAGTTGGAAAG GTGTTTTTGGAGTATGCAGACATTGATAGCGCAACGAAAGCTCGAGCTGGTTTGAATGGGAGAAAATTTGGAGGGAACCAAGTGATGGCTGTATTCTATCCTGAGAACAAGTTTGCCCAAGGGGAGTATGATGCCTAA
- the LOC103488581 gene encoding splicing factor U2af large subunit A-like isoform X1, translating to MTDYDGRYEGNGEDADNYGDGFSPQARAASHGGHDTHTDSKSQHGSRDYERESSKSREKERDKGRDRDRERDRDRGRDRDREKSKDGERDREKDRDRDRDRDKDRDRDRDRHHRDRHRDRGERREGGRSRDDDDYYRSRDYDRRRDYDKEREDRHRRRSRSRSKGIHEHTSRSPSPTRSRSRSKSKRISGFDMAPPTTAILSGATAAAAGQIPGATPAIPGMFPTMFPLATGQPFGALPVMPVQAMTQQATRHARRVYVGGLPPTANEQSVATFFSQVMAAIGGNTAGPGDAVVNVYINHEKKFAFVEMRSVEEASNAMALDGIIFEGAPVKVRRPSDYNPSLAATLGPSQPNPNLNLAAVGLTPGSAGGLEGPDRIFVGGLPYYFTEAQVRELLESFGPLRGFDLVKDRETGNSKGYAFCVYQDLSVTDIACAALNGIKMGDKTLTVRRANQGANQPKPEQESVLLHAQQQIALQKLMLQPGAVSTKVLCLTQVVTPEELINDEDYEDIMEDMRGEGGKFGTLVNVVIPRPRPNEAAPGVGKVFLEYADIDSATKARAGLNGRKFGGNQVMAVFYPENKFAQGEYDA from the exons ATGACGGATTACGACGGCAGGTACGAAGGTAATGGGGAAGATGCAGACAACTATGGCGATGGTTTTTCTCCCCAAGCCCGTGCTGCCAGCCACGGTGGCCACGATACTCACACTGATTCCAAATCTCAG CATGGTTCTAGAGATTATGAAAGAGAGTCTTCGAAAAGtcgagaaaaagaaagagataaGGGGCGTGATAGGGACAGGGAGAGGGATCGAGACCGAGGTCGAGATAGGGATAGAGAGAAAAGCAAGGATGGGGAAAGAGATCGGGAGAAGGACAGAGATAGGGATAGGGATCGCGACAAAGACCGTGATAGGGATCGTGACCGCCATCATAGAGACCGCCACAGGGATCGAGGTGAGAGAAGGGAAGGGGGCAGAAGTAGAGATGATGATGATTACTACAGGAGTAGAGACTATGACAG ACGGAGAGATTATGATAAAGAACGAGAAGACAGGCACAGACGTAGGTCCCGTTCTCGCTCAAAGGGAATACATGAGCATACGTCAAGGTCCCCTTCTCCAACGCGGTCAAGATCACGCTCCAAAAG CAAACGAATTAGTGGTTTTGACATGGCTCCTCCAACAACTGCAATATTGTCTGGTGCAACTGCTGCTGCAG CAGGCCAGATTCCTGGGGCAACTCCAGCTATTCCTGGAATGTTTCCTACAATGTTTCCACTGGCGACCGGTCAG CCCTTTGGGGCACTTCCTGTTATGCCGGTTCAGGCAATGACACAGCAG GCTACTAGACATGCACGACGTGTTTATGTGGGCGGGCTACCACCAACAGCCAACGAACAG TCTGTTGCAACATTTTTCAGTCAGGTTATGGCAGCAATAGGAGGAAATACCGCTGGCCCTG GAGATGCGGTTGTCAATGTATATATTAATCATGAGAAAAAGTTCGCTTTTGTGGAGATGAGATCTGTTGAGGAAGCCAGTAATGCAATGGCATTGGATGGGATCATCTTTGAG GGAGCACCTGTGAAGGTGCGAAGACCTAGTGATTACAATCCTTCTCTTGCTGCAACTCTTGGTCCCAGCCAGCCAAACCCCAATCTGAACCTAGCTGCTGTTGGTCTAACTCCAGGTTCCGCTGGTGGTCTTGAGGGTCCAGACCGCATTTTTGTGGGTGGACTTCCCTATTACTTCACAGAAGCTCAGGTGAGGGAGTTGCTGGAGTCTTTTGGGCCCCTACGAGGTTTTGATCTCGTGAAAGACAGAGAGACTGGAAATTCAAAAGGATATGCATTTTGTGTTTACCAAGATCTTTCAGTCACAGACATAGCCTGTGCAGCACTCAATGGTATTAAAATGGGTGATAAGACACTCACTGTTCGGCGTGCAAATCAAGGAGCCAATCAACCCAAACCAGAGCAAGAAAGTGTTCTTTTACATGCACAGCAGCAAATTGCTTTACAG AAGCTTATGCTACAGCCTGGGGCTGTATCCACCAAGGTTCTTTGTCTTACACAAGTTGTTACCCCTGAAGAGCTAATTAATGATGAAGACTACGAAGATATCATGGAGGACATGCGAGGGGAAGGCGGAAAATTTG GTACATTAGTGAACGTCGTTATCCCGCGTCCAAGACCCAATGAAGCAGCACCTGGAGTTGGAAAG GTGTTTTTGGAGTATGCAGACATTGATAGCGCAACGAAAGCTCGAGCTGGTTTGAATGGGAGAAAATTTGGAGGGAACCAAGTGATGGCTGTATTCTATCCTGAGAACAAGTTTGCCCAAGGGGAGTATGATGCCTAA